One genomic segment of Suricata suricatta isolate VVHF042 chromosome 16, meerkat_22Aug2017_6uvM2_HiC, whole genome shotgun sequence includes these proteins:
- the FHOD1 gene encoding FH1/FH2 domain-containing protein 1 isoform X4, with protein MAGEEDRGDGDPVSVVTVRVQYLEDTDPFACANFPEPRRAPTCSLDGALPLTAQIPTLHRLLAAPLKLEDCALQVSPSGYYLDPELSLEEQREMLEGFYEEISKGRKPTLILRTQLSVRVNAILEKLYGSSGPELRRSLFSLKQIFQEDKDLVPEFVHSEGLSCLIRVGAAADHNYQSYILRALGQLMLFVDGMLGVVAHSETVQWLYTLCASMSRLVVKTALKLLLVFVEYSENNAPLLIRAVNSVANATGSLPWANLVSILEEKNGADPELLVYTVTLINKTLAALPDQDSFYDVTDALEQQGMEALVQRHLGTSGTDVDLRTQLVLYESALRLEDGDMEEAASGGRRERRKPSSEEGKRSRRSLEGGGCPLRSTEPGPAGPASTVISTYSTGPALSTGLTSSFPGPASGLLTSVNLFPAISVGSSADSSSERSIYKARFLENVAAAETEKQAALAQGRAETLAGAMSDEADGHPDTRELWGSPEPGPAPRTPQSPTPRSLLRAQQSLEPEPKEPLAPTSPKAEPIQEFPIRVPKLCIGDLDFSDLGEDEDKDMLNTEAVEAGKGVPPPPPLLPALSGGAPPPPPPPPPPIKGSLPPPPPPATPLPPSAPDGLALPTKRKTVKLFWRELKLAGGHEGSGSRFGPCSTLWASLEPVSVDTARLEHLFESRAKDVLPSKKAGEGRRTMTTVLDPKRSNAINIGLTTLPPVHVIKAALLNFDEFAVSKDGIEKLLTMMPTEEERQKIEEAQLANPDIPLGPAENFLMTLASIGSLAARLQLWAFKLDYDSMEREIAEPLFDLKVGMEQLVQNATFRCILATLLAVGNFLNGSQVDFEQLTENLGQLERRSRAAQESLRNFAKHELAPALRARLTHFLAQCCRRVDMLRVVHRRVCNRFHAFLLYLGYTAQAAREVRIMQFCHTLREFALEYRTCRERVLQQQQKRATYRERNKTRGRMITETEKFSSVAGEVPSNSSVPVAVGSGPGRGDADSHASMKSLLTSKPEDTTHGRRSRGMVQSTSPVMPTAMGPSTAPPEESPGSSLPSDTSDEIMDLLVQSVTKSSPRALAARERKRSRGNRKSLRRTLKSGLGEDLVQALGLSKGPGLEV; from the exons ATGGCGGGCGAGGAAGACCGCGGAGATGGGGACCCGGTATCAGTGGTGACCGTGCGGGTGCAGTACTTGGAAGACACCGACCCCTTCGCATGTGCCAACTTCCCGGAGCCGCGCCGAGCCCCCACCTGTAGCCTGGACGGGGCGCTGCCCCTGACTGCGCAGATACCCACGCTGCATCGCCTGTTGGCGGCGCCGCTGAAG CTGGAGGACTGTGCCCTACAAGTGTCTCCCTCTGGATACTACCTGGACCCTGAGCTGTCTCTGGAAGAGCAGCGGGAGATGCTGGAGGGCTTCTATGAAGAGATCAG CAAAGGGCGAAAGCCTACGCTTATCCTGCGTACTCAACTCTCTGTGAGGGTCAATGCCATCTTGG AAAAGCTGTATGGCTCCAGTGGCCCTGAGCTCCGCCGTTCCCTCTTCTCACTAAAGCAGATCTTCCAG GAGGACAAGGACCTGGTGCCTGAATTTGTGCACTCAGAGGGGCTGAGTTGCCTAATCCGCGTGGGTGCTGCTGCTGACCACAACTACCAGAGCTACATCCTCCGAG cactaGGCCAGCTGATGCTTTTTGTGGATGGGATGCTGGGAGTGGTGGCCCACAGTGAGACTGTGCAGTGGCTGTATACACTATGTGCCAGCATG TCCCGCTTGGTGGTGAAGACAGCCCTGAAGCTGCTGCTGGTGTTTGTGGAATACTCTGAGAACAATGCACCGCTGCTTATCCGTGCGGTCAACTCTGTGGCCAACGCTACGG GCTCTCTTCCTTGGGCCAATCTGGTGTCCATCCTGGAGGAGAAGAATGGTGCTGACCCTGAGTTGTTGGTGTACACAGTCACCCTCATCAACAAG ACACTGGCAGCACTCCCGGACCAGGACTCCTTCTATGATGTGACCGATGCACTGGAGCAGCAGGGCATGGAGGCCCTGGTCCAGCGCCACTTGGGCACCTCCGGTACTGATGTGGACCTGCGCACACAGCTTGTGCTCTATGAG AGTGCCCTGCGATTGGAGGATGGAGACATGGAGGAAGCCGCTTCAGGTGGGCGGCGGGAACGCAGAAAGCCCTCTTCAGAGGAAGGCAAGAGGAGCCGCCGATCTCTAGAAGGAGGGGGCTGCCCTTTGCGCTCTACGGAGCCTGG TCCCGCAGGCCCTGCCTCAACGGTTATCTCCACCTACTCCACTGGCCCTGCCCTGTCGACAGGCCTGACCTCCAGTTTCCCAGGCCCTGCTTCTGGCCTCCTTACCTCAGTGAACCTCTTTCCTGCCATCTCTGTGGGGTCCTCAGCTGACAGCTCCAGCGAGAGGAGTATCTATAA AGCCCGGTTCCTGGAGAATGTGGCGGCAGCAGAAACAGAGAAGCAGGCTGCATTGGCCCAGGGCCGAGCAGAGACATTGGCTGGGGCCATGTCTGATGAGGCTGATGGACACCCAG ATACCCGGGAATTATGGGGCTCCCCAGAACCAGGCCCTGCACCCAGAACACCCCAGAGCCCTACCCCCCGAAGTCTGCTCCGGGCACAGCAGAGCCTTGAGCCAGAGCCCAAGGAGCCACTGGCCCCAACAAGCCCCAAGGCTGAGCCCATTCAGGAATTCCCTATCCGTGTACCTAAGCTCTGCATTGGAGACCTGGACTTCTCAGATTTGGGGGAGGATGAAGACAAGGACATGTTGAACACGGAGGCTGTGGAGGCTGGAAAAGGggtcccaccccctccacccctacTGCCTGCGCTCTCTGGAGgtgccccacctcctccacccccgcctcccccacctATCAAAGGCTCActcccaccacctccacctccggccactccccttcctccctcagcaCCTGATGGCCTAGCCCTCCCCACCAAGAGGAAGACAGTAAAACTCTTCTGGCGGGAACTAAAGCTGGCTGGGGGTCATGAAGGCTCTGGGAGCCGCTTTGGGCCCTGCTCCACCCTGTGGGCCTCACTGGAACCTGTCTCCGTGGACACAGCCCGGCTGGAACACCTGTTTGAGTCCCGTGCCAAGGACGTGCTGCCTTCCAAG AAAGCTGGTGAGGGCCGCCGGACAATGACCACAGTGCTGGACCCCAAACGTAGCAACGCTATCAACATTGGCCTAACCACCTTGCCACCTGTGCATGTCATTAAGGCTGCCCTGCTCAACTTTGATGAGTTTGCTGTCAGCAAGGATGGCATTGAG AAACTATTGACTATGATGCCCACGGAGGAGGAGCGGCAGAAGATTGAGGAGGCCCAACTGGCCAATCCTGACATACCTCTGGGCCCAGCTGAGAATTTCCTGATGACCCTTGCCTCCATTGGGAGCCTGGCTGCCCGTCTACAACTCTGGGCCTTCAAGCTGGACTATGACAGCATGGAACGG GAAATTGCAGAGCCACTATTTGATCTGAAAGTGGGCATGGAACAGCTGGTACAAAACGCCACCTTCCGCTGTATCCTGGCCACCCTGTTGGCTGTGGGCAACTTCCTCAATGGTTCCCAG GTGGACTTTGAGCAGCTGACTGAGAACCTGGGGCAGTTGGAGCGTCGGAGCCGGGCAGCTCAGGAGAGTCTACGGAACTTTGCCAAACATGAGCTGGCCCCAGCCCTGCGTGCCCGCCTCACGCACTTCTTGGCCCAGTGTTGTCGCCGTGTTGACATGCTGCGGGTAGTGCACCGCCGAGTCTGCAACAG GTTCCATGCCTTCCTGTTGTACCTGGGGTACACGGCCCAGGCAGCCCGTGAAGTGCGCATCATGCAGTTCTGCCACACGCTGCGTGAGTTCGCACTGGAGTATCGGACTTGCCGGGAACGGGTGTTACAGCAGCAGCAAAAGCGGGCCACGTACCGTGAGCGCAACAAGACACGGGGCCGCATGATCACTGAG ACAGAAAAGTTCTCCAGTGTGGCTGGGGAAGTCCCCAGCAACTCATCTGTCCCAGTGGCCGTGGGCAGTGGGCCAGGGCGGGGTGATGCTGACAGTCATGCCAGCATGAAGAGTCTGCTGACCAGCAAGCCAGAGGACACCACACATGGCCGCCGCAGCAGAG GCATGGTCCAGAGCACCTCCCCAGTCATGCCTACAGCAATGGGGCCCTCCACTGCACCCCCAGAAGAATCCCCAGGCTCCAGTTTACCCAGTGACACTTCAGATGAGATCATGGACTTGCTGGTACAGTCAGTGACCAAGAGCAGTCCTCGTGCCTTAGCTGCTCGGGAACGCAAGCGGTCCCGTGGCAACCGCAAGTCTT TGAGACGGACATTGAAGAGCGGGCTCGGAGAGGACCTGGTGCAGGCACTGGGACTGAGCAAGGGTCCTGGCCTGGAGGTGTGA
- the FHOD1 gene encoding FH1/FH2 domain-containing protein 1 isoform X3 — protein sequence MAGEEDRGDGDPVSVVTVRVQYLEDTDPFACANFPEPRRAPTCSLDGALPLTAQIPTLHRLLAAPLKLEDCALQVSPSGYYLDPELSLEEQREMLEGFYEEISKGRKPTLILRTQLSVRVNAILEKLYGSSGPELRRSLFSLKQIFQEDKDLVPEFVHSEGLSCLIRVGAAADHNYQSYILRALGQLMLFVDGMLGVVAHSETVQWLYTLCASMSRLVVKTALKLLLVFVEYSENNAPLLIRAVNSVANATGSLPWANLVSILEEKNGADPELLVYTVTLINKTLAALPDQDSFYDVTDALEQQGMEALVQRHLGTSGTDVDLRTQLVLYESALRLEDGDMEEAASGGRRERRKPSSEEGKRSRRSLEGGGCPLRSTEPGPAGPASTVISTYSTGPALSTGLTSSFPGPASGLLTSVNLFPAISVGSSADSSSERSIYKARFLENVAAAETEKQAALAQGRAETLAGAMSDEADGHPDTRELWGSPEPGPAPRTPQSPTPRSLLRAQQSLEPEPKEPLAPTSPKAEPIQEFPIRVPKLCIGDLDFSDLGEDEDKDMLNTEAVEAGKGVPPPPPLLPALSGGAPPPPPPPPPPIKGSLPPPPPPATPLPPSAPDGLALPTKRKTVKLFWRELKLAGGHEGSGSRFGPCSTLWASLEPVSVDTARLEHLFESRAKDVLPSKKLLTMMPTEEERQKIEEAQLANPDIPLGPAENFLMTLASIGSLAARLQLWAFKLDYDSMEREIAEPLFDLKVGMEQLVQNATFRCILATLLAVGNFLNGSQSSGFELSYLEKVSEVKDTVRRQSLLHHLCSLVIQIRPDSSDLYSEIPALTRCAKVDFEQLTENLGQLERRSRAAQESLRNFAKHELAPALRARLTHFLAQCCRRVDMLRVVHRRVCNRFHAFLLYLGYTAQAAREVRIMQFCHTLREFALEYRTCRERVLQQQQKRATYRERNKTRGRMITETEKFSSVAGEVPSNSSVPVAVGSGPGRGDADSHASMKSLLTSKPEDTTHGRRSRGMVQSTSPVMPTAMGPSTAPPEESPGSSLPSDTSDEIMDLLVQSVTKSSPRALAARERKRSRGNRKSLRRTLKSGLGEDLVQALGLSKGPGLEV from the exons ATGGCGGGCGAGGAAGACCGCGGAGATGGGGACCCGGTATCAGTGGTGACCGTGCGGGTGCAGTACTTGGAAGACACCGACCCCTTCGCATGTGCCAACTTCCCGGAGCCGCGCCGAGCCCCCACCTGTAGCCTGGACGGGGCGCTGCCCCTGACTGCGCAGATACCCACGCTGCATCGCCTGTTGGCGGCGCCGCTGAAG CTGGAGGACTGTGCCCTACAAGTGTCTCCCTCTGGATACTACCTGGACCCTGAGCTGTCTCTGGAAGAGCAGCGGGAGATGCTGGAGGGCTTCTATGAAGAGATCAG CAAAGGGCGAAAGCCTACGCTTATCCTGCGTACTCAACTCTCTGTGAGGGTCAATGCCATCTTGG AAAAGCTGTATGGCTCCAGTGGCCCTGAGCTCCGCCGTTCCCTCTTCTCACTAAAGCAGATCTTCCAG GAGGACAAGGACCTGGTGCCTGAATTTGTGCACTCAGAGGGGCTGAGTTGCCTAATCCGCGTGGGTGCTGCTGCTGACCACAACTACCAGAGCTACATCCTCCGAG cactaGGCCAGCTGATGCTTTTTGTGGATGGGATGCTGGGAGTGGTGGCCCACAGTGAGACTGTGCAGTGGCTGTATACACTATGTGCCAGCATG TCCCGCTTGGTGGTGAAGACAGCCCTGAAGCTGCTGCTGGTGTTTGTGGAATACTCTGAGAACAATGCACCGCTGCTTATCCGTGCGGTCAACTCTGTGGCCAACGCTACGG GCTCTCTTCCTTGGGCCAATCTGGTGTCCATCCTGGAGGAGAAGAATGGTGCTGACCCTGAGTTGTTGGTGTACACAGTCACCCTCATCAACAAG ACACTGGCAGCACTCCCGGACCAGGACTCCTTCTATGATGTGACCGATGCACTGGAGCAGCAGGGCATGGAGGCCCTGGTCCAGCGCCACTTGGGCACCTCCGGTACTGATGTGGACCTGCGCACACAGCTTGTGCTCTATGAG AGTGCCCTGCGATTGGAGGATGGAGACATGGAGGAAGCCGCTTCAGGTGGGCGGCGGGAACGCAGAAAGCCCTCTTCAGAGGAAGGCAAGAGGAGCCGCCGATCTCTAGAAGGAGGGGGCTGCCCTTTGCGCTCTACGGAGCCTGG TCCCGCAGGCCCTGCCTCAACGGTTATCTCCACCTACTCCACTGGCCCTGCCCTGTCGACAGGCCTGACCTCCAGTTTCCCAGGCCCTGCTTCTGGCCTCCTTACCTCAGTGAACCTCTTTCCTGCCATCTCTGTGGGGTCCTCAGCTGACAGCTCCAGCGAGAGGAGTATCTATAA AGCCCGGTTCCTGGAGAATGTGGCGGCAGCAGAAACAGAGAAGCAGGCTGCATTGGCCCAGGGCCGAGCAGAGACATTGGCTGGGGCCATGTCTGATGAGGCTGATGGACACCCAG ATACCCGGGAATTATGGGGCTCCCCAGAACCAGGCCCTGCACCCAGAACACCCCAGAGCCCTACCCCCCGAAGTCTGCTCCGGGCACAGCAGAGCCTTGAGCCAGAGCCCAAGGAGCCACTGGCCCCAACAAGCCCCAAGGCTGAGCCCATTCAGGAATTCCCTATCCGTGTACCTAAGCTCTGCATTGGAGACCTGGACTTCTCAGATTTGGGGGAGGATGAAGACAAGGACATGTTGAACACGGAGGCTGTGGAGGCTGGAAAAGGggtcccaccccctccacccctacTGCCTGCGCTCTCTGGAGgtgccccacctcctccacccccgcctcccccacctATCAAAGGCTCActcccaccacctccacctccggccactccccttcctccctcagcaCCTGATGGCCTAGCCCTCCCCACCAAGAGGAAGACAGTAAAACTCTTCTGGCGGGAACTAAAGCTGGCTGGGGGTCATGAAGGCTCTGGGAGCCGCTTTGGGCCCTGCTCCACCCTGTGGGCCTCACTGGAACCTGTCTCCGTGGACACAGCCCGGCTGGAACACCTGTTTGAGTCCCGTGCCAAGGACGTGCTGCCTTCCAAG AAACTATTGACTATGATGCCCACGGAGGAGGAGCGGCAGAAGATTGAGGAGGCCCAACTGGCCAATCCTGACATACCTCTGGGCCCAGCTGAGAATTTCCTGATGACCCTTGCCTCCATTGGGAGCCTGGCTGCCCGTCTACAACTCTGGGCCTTCAAGCTGGACTATGACAGCATGGAACGG GAAATTGCAGAGCCACTATTTGATCTGAAAGTGGGCATGGAACAGCTGGTACAAAACGCCACCTTCCGCTGTATCCTGGCCACCCTGTTGGCTGTGGGCAACTTCCTCAATGGTTCCCAG AGCAGCGGCTTTGAGCTGAGCTACCTGGAGAAGGTGTCAGAGGTGAAAGACACAGTGCGACGGCAGTCACTGCTGCACCATCTTTGTTCCTTGGTTATCCAGATCCGGCCTGACTCCTCTGACCTCTACTCAGAAATACCCGCTCTGACTCGCTGTGCCAAG GTGGACTTTGAGCAGCTGACTGAGAACCTGGGGCAGTTGGAGCGTCGGAGCCGGGCAGCTCAGGAGAGTCTACGGAACTTTGCCAAACATGAGCTGGCCCCAGCCCTGCGTGCCCGCCTCACGCACTTCTTGGCCCAGTGTTGTCGCCGTGTTGACATGCTGCGGGTAGTGCACCGCCGAGTCTGCAACAG GTTCCATGCCTTCCTGTTGTACCTGGGGTACACGGCCCAGGCAGCCCGTGAAGTGCGCATCATGCAGTTCTGCCACACGCTGCGTGAGTTCGCACTGGAGTATCGGACTTGCCGGGAACGGGTGTTACAGCAGCAGCAAAAGCGGGCCACGTACCGTGAGCGCAACAAGACACGGGGCCGCATGATCACTGAG ACAGAAAAGTTCTCCAGTGTGGCTGGGGAAGTCCCCAGCAACTCATCTGTCCCAGTGGCCGTGGGCAGTGGGCCAGGGCGGGGTGATGCTGACAGTCATGCCAGCATGAAGAGTCTGCTGACCAGCAAGCCAGAGGACACCACACATGGCCGCCGCAGCAGAG GCATGGTCCAGAGCACCTCCCCAGTCATGCCTACAGCAATGGGGCCCTCCACTGCACCCCCAGAAGAATCCCCAGGCTCCAGTTTACCCAGTGACACTTCAGATGAGATCATGGACTTGCTGGTACAGTCAGTGACCAAGAGCAGTCCTCGTGCCTTAGCTGCTCGGGAACGCAAGCGGTCCCGTGGCAACCGCAAGTCTT TGAGACGGACATTGAAGAGCGGGCTCGGAGAGGACCTGGTGCAGGCACTGGGACTGAGCAAGGGTCCTGGCCTGGAGGTGTGA
- the FHOD1 gene encoding FH1/FH2 domain-containing protein 1 isoform X5, giving the protein MLEGFYEEISKGRKPTLILRTQLSVRVNAILEKLYGSSGPELRRSLFSLKQIFQEDKDLVPEFVHSEGLSCLIRVGAAADHNYQSYILRALGQLMLFVDGMLGVVAHSETVQWLYTLCASMSRLVVKTALKLLLVFVEYSENNAPLLIRAVNSVANATGSLPWANLVSILEEKNGADPELLVYTVTLINKTLAALPDQDSFYDVTDALEQQGMEALVQRHLGTSGTDVDLRTQLVLYESALRLEDGDMEEAASGGRRERRKPSSEEGKRSRRSLEGGGCPLRSTEPGPAGPASTVISTYSTGPALSTGLTSSFPGPASGLLTSVNLFPAISVGSSADSSSERSIYKARFLENVAAAETEKQAALAQGRAETLAGAMSDEADGHPDTRELWGSPEPGPAPRTPQSPTPRSLLRAQQSLEPEPKEPLAPTSPKAEPIQEFPIRVPKLCIGDLDFSDLGEDEDKDMLNTEAVEAGKGVPPPPPLLPALSGGAPPPPPPPPPPIKGSLPPPPPPATPLPPSAPDGLALPTKRKTVKLFWRELKLAGGHEGSGSRFGPCSTLWASLEPVSVDTARLEHLFESRAKDVLPSKKAGEGRRTMTTVLDPKRSNAINIGLTTLPPVHVIKAALLNFDEFAVSKDGIEKLLTMMPTEEERQKIEEAQLANPDIPLGPAENFLMTLASIGSLAARLQLWAFKLDYDSMEREIAEPLFDLKVGMEQLVQNATFRCILATLLAVGNFLNGSQSSGFELSYLEKVSEVKDTVRRQSLLHHLCSLVIQIRPDSSDLYSEIPALTRCAKVDFEQLTENLGQLERRSRAAQESLRNFAKHELAPALRARLTHFLAQCCRRVDMLRVVHRRVCNRFHAFLLYLGYTAQAAREVRIMQFCHTLREFALEYRTCRERVLQQQQKRATYRERNKTRGRMITETEKFSSVAGEVPSNSSVPVAVGSGPGRGDADSHASMKSLLTSKPEDTTHGRRSRGMVQSTSPVMPTAMGPSTAPPEESPGSSLPSDTSDEIMDLLVQSVTKSSPRALAARERKRSRGNRKSLRRTLKSGLGEDLVQALGLSKGPGLEV; this is encoded by the exons ATGCTGGAGGGCTTCTATGAAGAGATCAG CAAAGGGCGAAAGCCTACGCTTATCCTGCGTACTCAACTCTCTGTGAGGGTCAATGCCATCTTGG AAAAGCTGTATGGCTCCAGTGGCCCTGAGCTCCGCCGTTCCCTCTTCTCACTAAAGCAGATCTTCCAG GAGGACAAGGACCTGGTGCCTGAATTTGTGCACTCAGAGGGGCTGAGTTGCCTAATCCGCGTGGGTGCTGCTGCTGACCACAACTACCAGAGCTACATCCTCCGAG cactaGGCCAGCTGATGCTTTTTGTGGATGGGATGCTGGGAGTGGTGGCCCACAGTGAGACTGTGCAGTGGCTGTATACACTATGTGCCAGCATG TCCCGCTTGGTGGTGAAGACAGCCCTGAAGCTGCTGCTGGTGTTTGTGGAATACTCTGAGAACAATGCACCGCTGCTTATCCGTGCGGTCAACTCTGTGGCCAACGCTACGG GCTCTCTTCCTTGGGCCAATCTGGTGTCCATCCTGGAGGAGAAGAATGGTGCTGACCCTGAGTTGTTGGTGTACACAGTCACCCTCATCAACAAG ACACTGGCAGCACTCCCGGACCAGGACTCCTTCTATGATGTGACCGATGCACTGGAGCAGCAGGGCATGGAGGCCCTGGTCCAGCGCCACTTGGGCACCTCCGGTACTGATGTGGACCTGCGCACACAGCTTGTGCTCTATGAG AGTGCCCTGCGATTGGAGGATGGAGACATGGAGGAAGCCGCTTCAGGTGGGCGGCGGGAACGCAGAAAGCCCTCTTCAGAGGAAGGCAAGAGGAGCCGCCGATCTCTAGAAGGAGGGGGCTGCCCTTTGCGCTCTACGGAGCCTGG TCCCGCAGGCCCTGCCTCAACGGTTATCTCCACCTACTCCACTGGCCCTGCCCTGTCGACAGGCCTGACCTCCAGTTTCCCAGGCCCTGCTTCTGGCCTCCTTACCTCAGTGAACCTCTTTCCTGCCATCTCTGTGGGGTCCTCAGCTGACAGCTCCAGCGAGAGGAGTATCTATAA AGCCCGGTTCCTGGAGAATGTGGCGGCAGCAGAAACAGAGAAGCAGGCTGCATTGGCCCAGGGCCGAGCAGAGACATTGGCTGGGGCCATGTCTGATGAGGCTGATGGACACCCAG ATACCCGGGAATTATGGGGCTCCCCAGAACCAGGCCCTGCACCCAGAACACCCCAGAGCCCTACCCCCCGAAGTCTGCTCCGGGCACAGCAGAGCCTTGAGCCAGAGCCCAAGGAGCCACTGGCCCCAACAAGCCCCAAGGCTGAGCCCATTCAGGAATTCCCTATCCGTGTACCTAAGCTCTGCATTGGAGACCTGGACTTCTCAGATTTGGGGGAGGATGAAGACAAGGACATGTTGAACACGGAGGCTGTGGAGGCTGGAAAAGGggtcccaccccctccacccctacTGCCTGCGCTCTCTGGAGgtgccccacctcctccacccccgcctcccccacctATCAAAGGCTCActcccaccacctccacctccggccactccccttcctccctcagcaCCTGATGGCCTAGCCCTCCCCACCAAGAGGAAGACAGTAAAACTCTTCTGGCGGGAACTAAAGCTGGCTGGGGGTCATGAAGGCTCTGGGAGCCGCTTTGGGCCCTGCTCCACCCTGTGGGCCTCACTGGAACCTGTCTCCGTGGACACAGCCCGGCTGGAACACCTGTTTGAGTCCCGTGCCAAGGACGTGCTGCCTTCCAAG AAAGCTGGTGAGGGCCGCCGGACAATGACCACAGTGCTGGACCCCAAACGTAGCAACGCTATCAACATTGGCCTAACCACCTTGCCACCTGTGCATGTCATTAAGGCTGCCCTGCTCAACTTTGATGAGTTTGCTGTCAGCAAGGATGGCATTGAG AAACTATTGACTATGATGCCCACGGAGGAGGAGCGGCAGAAGATTGAGGAGGCCCAACTGGCCAATCCTGACATACCTCTGGGCCCAGCTGAGAATTTCCTGATGACCCTTGCCTCCATTGGGAGCCTGGCTGCCCGTCTACAACTCTGGGCCTTCAAGCTGGACTATGACAGCATGGAACGG GAAATTGCAGAGCCACTATTTGATCTGAAAGTGGGCATGGAACAGCTGGTACAAAACGCCACCTTCCGCTGTATCCTGGCCACCCTGTTGGCTGTGGGCAACTTCCTCAATGGTTCCCAG AGCAGCGGCTTTGAGCTGAGCTACCTGGAGAAGGTGTCAGAGGTGAAAGACACAGTGCGACGGCAGTCACTGCTGCACCATCTTTGTTCCTTGGTTATCCAGATCCGGCCTGACTCCTCTGACCTCTACTCAGAAATACCCGCTCTGACTCGCTGTGCCAAG GTGGACTTTGAGCAGCTGACTGAGAACCTGGGGCAGTTGGAGCGTCGGAGCCGGGCAGCTCAGGAGAGTCTACGGAACTTTGCCAAACATGAGCTGGCCCCAGCCCTGCGTGCCCGCCTCACGCACTTCTTGGCCCAGTGTTGTCGCCGTGTTGACATGCTGCGGGTAGTGCACCGCCGAGTCTGCAACAG GTTCCATGCCTTCCTGTTGTACCTGGGGTACACGGCCCAGGCAGCCCGTGAAGTGCGCATCATGCAGTTCTGCCACACGCTGCGTGAGTTCGCACTGGAGTATCGGACTTGCCGGGAACGGGTGTTACAGCAGCAGCAAAAGCGGGCCACGTACCGTGAGCGCAACAAGACACGGGGCCGCATGATCACTGAG ACAGAAAAGTTCTCCAGTGTGGCTGGGGAAGTCCCCAGCAACTCATCTGTCCCAGTGGCCGTGGGCAGTGGGCCAGGGCGGGGTGATGCTGACAGTCATGCCAGCATGAAGAGTCTGCTGACCAGCAAGCCAGAGGACACCACACATGGCCGCCGCAGCAGAG GCATGGTCCAGAGCACCTCCCCAGTCATGCCTACAGCAATGGGGCCCTCCACTGCACCCCCAGAAGAATCCCCAGGCTCCAGTTTACCCAGTGACACTTCAGATGAGATCATGGACTTGCTGGTACAGTCAGTGACCAAGAGCAGTCCTCGTGCCTTAGCTGCTCGGGAACGCAAGCGGTCCCGTGGCAACCGCAAGTCTT TGAGACGGACATTGAAGAGCGGGCTCGGAGAGGACCTGGTGCAGGCACTGGGACTGAGCAAGGGTCCTGGCCTGGAGGTGTGA